The DNA sequence TAATTTGACGAGCCAATTCCAGTGCTGATCGCAGGGAGGTAGGTAACTCAACAGTGGCTTGCAAGAGTTCAGGCGGGATGGCTTGGTATTGACGTAGGGCTGCGATCGCAGCACCAGGACTACCCTGGGCCATCGCTAACAGTTCGGGATAGTTCAAGATGTGGTGGTGGCCTATTTGGGTTAGCACTTGGGTCATGGCAGCAGGATCCAGCCGCTGAAAGGGAATGCGCTGGCAGCGAGACACTAAGGTCGGCAACATGGCATCTGCGCTGGGTGCAATCAAAATCACGGTGGCTTGCCCAGGCTCTTCCAAGGTTTTCAGTAAGGCGTTGGCTGCTGCCTCTGCCATGGTTTCAGCATTTTCTAGCACAACGATTGAGCGATCGGCCTCTAGGGGTGGACGACTGAGAAACTGGGTAATTTGGCGAATTTGTTCTAGACGGATAGCAGGTGCCGATCGGCGGCTGATGCCCTGCATTTCTGCTTCTGCAACGGTCAGCAGTTTGCCTTGGTGCTGGTAAGTAGGGGCAACCCAAAGAACATCTGGGTGATTACCCTGGTGCAGCCGTTGATATAGGACTGAAGCCTTATCTGTCGGGGAGGATCGGGCGAACAAGGCTT is a window from the Cyanobacteriota bacterium genome containing:
- the holB gene encoding DNA polymerase III subunit delta' codes for the protein MSSDLTNPVAPLFAPLVGQPTAIALLTQAVQRDRVAPGYLFAGAEGVGRALAARCFIQALFARSSPTDKASVLYQRLHQGNHPDVLWVAPTYQHQGKLLTVAEAEMQGISRRSAPAIRLEQIRQITQFLSRPPLEADRSIVVLENAETMAEAAANALLKTLEEPGQATVILIAPSADAMLPTLVSRCQRIPFQRLDPAAMTQVLTQIGHHHILNYPELLAMAQGSPGAAIAALRQYQAIPPELLQATVELPTSLRSALELARQI